In Syntrophobacterales bacterium, one DNA window encodes the following:
- a CDS encoding DUF1156 domain-containing protein: MSDQNTTEVDLWGDEIKQAPDVPKKSSGTSKATLREGLLPDKLGKAVRLPVPDFSDPNRKLTCLEADFPIAQINALSNLEGNAGKPIYQMSKWWARRRSSVFRAMLIAAATEAPDDPTEAAKKVWDHYYCNHQKAGSFKKLRVLDCFMGGGTTLVEGSRLGMQMTGVDLNPVAWFVVKNELACSAPEQVKALFESIEKQVKPQIQPFYTTTCPRGHKGLWIDVQSGETVEIEPMDLPPEQRSRYRWEGPEVIYTFWAKHGPCQAKGCGHRTPIFKNPVIAEKKLTAYFIPITCPSCGHLFNAELGETRMAPAAERVVLENEPSFTELSQNFAKRLKQYSQGTGPEKRERALELLDLIVREDGFKCPNCGASAGSKIKSILDRHAKSGRASDLKKKDFGIESRHVYMYLLINPRWFTGAPGDENSIELGGYAGAEAKSTIHWNELRISNLNLIEVRGRIRLADEEIDEPDEDETTDADEPNEGDEEEKDRKKYGLPREIKLRDGTVIETRKGTVPRRAHFTCASCGREGNTLESVRPTGHTAPVAAYALQCHCPQCEIESYTYGGRYFKSPDSYDIHRFKATETEWDNRSEADLTEFWPRQECWDAYMMRANGGVNDGWGYTHWWKMYNPRQLLVHTQLLKAITEASEDTWPLDVREQALGAFQQYLRNQNMFVFWNPQRDTPEPMFSNANYHPKMQVIDNCVFNNLGRGNWQSSSAKCLEGIEWAKIPWDLVVSDSGNAKSEKGFPEDPIIPGNEPYCGSSTDLSMLSNEQFDLVITDPPFGNNLFYADLADFFYVWLRLPLRKWYVGLPEAVYFEPERTPHSMEAVDNSVEHPDDREDYEKEPFIETKHLARIRELTGDATLAVNDQNPLHRPQPSSDFYSQTLSAVWAEAWRRLKDGGIMAFTFHHSEGSAWVDVLMALFNAGYVLVATYPIRSDETKGDAGAFGSRKIEYDIIHVCRKRIATPEPVSWSRMRRWVKDEAMRLKELLEHTHGKTLPESDLRVILCGKSLEFYSRHYGQVFSGDGQLLDVRDALLGINQLLDDLLEDTAQTGGLRPPESAEPKSRLYLRLFKNHVVMERDDMTKTLRGTGISQGDLEARGWIRAVGRTVHVVPVHERFAYFTERGRNRKVIKTDLDQAHFLIGAAFPNSGLKIDAELNNPNFRLKKSVDEILQWYAEVDQSSVNRLAARTAAQLVEYWRTRSSRPEEQRQLSLFEMLDRE; the protein is encoded by the coding sequence ATGAGCGATCAGAATACAACGGAAGTCGATCTCTGGGGTGATGAGATAAAACAAGCTCCGGATGTGCCGAAAAAGAGTAGCGGTACATCGAAAGCAACCCTGCGGGAGGGCCTGCTCCCCGATAAGCTGGGCAAAGCCGTGCGGTTGCCCGTGCCGGATTTTTCCGATCCGAATCGCAAGCTGACCTGCCTGGAGGCGGATTTCCCCATCGCCCAGATCAACGCGCTGTCGAACCTTGAAGGCAACGCCGGCAAGCCTATTTATCAGATGTCAAAATGGTGGGCTCGCCGTCGCTCCAGTGTCTTCCGTGCGATGCTGATTGCCGCGGCTACTGAAGCACCCGATGATCCCACTGAAGCAGCAAAGAAGGTATGGGATCATTATTACTGCAACCATCAAAAAGCCGGATCTTTTAAAAAATTACGCGTGCTGGACTGCTTCATGGGTGGCGGTACAACTCTGGTTGAGGGCTCACGATTGGGAATGCAGATGACGGGTGTTGATCTCAACCCAGTCGCCTGGTTTGTGGTGAAAAATGAATTGGCCTGCAGTGCCCCGGAACAGGTGAAGGCGCTTTTCGAGTCTATCGAAAAGCAGGTTAAACCGCAGATCCAACCGTTTTATACCACCACCTGCCCGAGAGGGCATAAGGGGCTATGGATTGATGTGCAGAGTGGCGAAACAGTCGAAATCGAGCCGATGGATTTACCGCCCGAACAACGCTCCCGTTACCGCTGGGAAGGGCCGGAGGTCATCTACACCTTTTGGGCCAAACATGGGCCATGTCAGGCCAAGGGATGCGGTCATCGCACGCCGATTTTCAAGAATCCGGTCATCGCAGAGAAAAAACTGACCGCATACTTTATTCCGATAACCTGTCCCTCCTGCGGCCATTTGTTCAATGCGGAACTTGGCGAAACTCGTATGGCGCCTGCTGCAGAAAGAGTTGTTCTTGAAAATGAACCCTCCTTTACGGAATTGTCTCAGAACTTTGCCAAAAGACTAAAGCAGTATTCTCAAGGGACTGGGCCTGAAAAAAGAGAGCGGGCGCTGGAGCTTCTTGATTTGATCGTGCGTGAAGATGGTTTTAAATGCCCCAACTGCGGAGCCTCTGCCGGCAGCAAGATAAAAAGCATCCTTGACCGACATGCTAAAAGCGGAAGGGCTTCAGACCTGAAGAAAAAGGATTTTGGTATCGAAAGCCGCCATGTCTACATGTATCTGCTGATAAATCCAAGATGGTTTACGGGCGCACCCGGTGATGAGAATAGTATCGAACTTGGCGGTTATGCCGGAGCAGAAGCAAAGAGTACGATTCATTGGAATGAACTGCGAATTTCAAACCTGAATTTGATTGAGGTGAGAGGAAGAATCCGTCTTGCGGACGAAGAAATCGACGAACCGGATGAAGATGAAACCACAGATGCAGATGAACCCAATGAGGGTGATGAAGAGGAAAAGGATAGAAAGAAATATGGTCTCCCTCGGGAAATTAAGCTGCGAGATGGAACGGTAATTGAAACAAGAAAGGGCACCGTGCCACGCAGAGCTCACTTTACCTGCGCGTCCTGTGGACGCGAGGGCAATACACTTGAATCTGTTCGCCCTACTGGACACACCGCACCGGTAGCGGCCTATGCTTTACAATGCCATTGCCCGCAATGCGAGATAGAAAGCTACACTTATGGAGGACGCTACTTTAAATCTCCGGATTCTTACGATATTCACCGTTTCAAGGCGACCGAAACTGAATGGGACAACCGCTCGGAAGCGGATTTGACGGAATTCTGGCCCCGGCAGGAATGCTGGGATGCTTACATGATGCGGGCCAACGGCGGTGTCAACGACGGCTGGGGCTACACTCACTGGTGGAAAATGTACAATCCTCGCCAGCTTCTAGTCCATACCCAGCTTCTCAAGGCCATCACCGAAGCATCTGAAGATACCTGGCCATTGGATGTCCGGGAACAGGCATTGGGGGCGTTTCAGCAGTATTTGCGAAACCAGAATATGTTCGTTTTCTGGAATCCTCAACGCGATACTCCGGAACCAATGTTTTCTAACGCAAACTATCATCCAAAGATGCAAGTAATAGATAACTGTGTCTTTAATAATCTCGGGAGAGGTAATTGGCAATCCTCTTCTGCGAAATGTCTTGAGGGTATTGAATGGGCAAAAATACCTTGGGATTTAGTTGTGTCTGACAGTGGCAACGCAAAATCAGAGAAAGGTTTTCCCGAAGATCCCATCATCCCCGGCAACGAACCCTACTGCGGCTCATCCACCGATCTGTCGATGCTGAGCAACGAGCAGTTCGATCTGGTAATCACCGACCCTCCGTTCGGCAATAACTTGTTCTACGCCGACCTTGCCGATTTCTTTTATGTCTGGCTAAGGCTTCCCCTGCGCAAATGGTATGTGGGTTTACCCGAGGCGGTCTACTTCGAACCGGAACGCACCCCCCACAGCATGGAGGCGGTGGATAACTCGGTGGAACACCCGGACGACCGGGAGGATTACGAAAAAGAGCCATTCATCGAAACCAAACATCTGGCCCGGATTCGGGAACTGACCGGTGATGCTACCCTTGCCGTGAATGATCAGAATCCACTCCACCGCCCTCAGCCGTCCAGTGACTTCTACAGCCAGACCCTGTCTGCCGTATGGGCCGAGGCGTGGCGCCGCCTCAAGGATGGCGGAATCATGGCCTTTACCTTTCACCACAGCGAAGGCAGCGCCTGGGTGGATGTCTTGATGGCACTTTTTAACGCCGGTTACGTGCTGGTAGCGACCTATCCCATCCGTAGCGATGAGACCAAGGGTGATGCAGGGGCGTTCGGTAGTCGAAAAATCGAATACGATATTATCCATGTCTGCCGCAAGCGCATTGCAACTCCTGAACCAGTTAGCTGGTCTCGCATGCGGCGTTGGGTGAAAGACGAGGCCATGCGGCTGAAGGAACTTCTGGAACACACCCATGGCAAAACCCTTCCCGAATCTGACTTACGGGTGATCCTGTGCGGCAAGTCCCTGGAATTTTATTCTCGCCATTACGGCCAGGTGTTCAGCGGTGACGGTCAACTGCTGGATGTACGCGACGCACTTCTGGGTATTAACCAGCTTCTGGACGACCTGCTCGAAGATACCGCCCAGACCGGCGGATTACGCCCACCGGAGAGTGCCGAACCTAAAAGTCGGCTTTATCTGCGGTTGTTCAAAAATCATGTTGTCATGGAGCGTGATGATATGACCAAGACACTGCGCGGTACGGGTATCTCGCAGGGCGACCTGGAAGCCCGTGGTTGGATTCGGGCAGTCGGCAGAACCGTGCACGTTGTCCCAGTTCACGAGCGATTCGCCTATTTTACCGAACGCGGGCGCAATCGCAAGGTGATCAAGACCGATCTGGACCAGGCCCATTTCCTCATCGGCGCAGCTTTCCCGAATTCGGGGCTGAAGATCGATGCGGAACTGAACAACCCGAATTTTCGCCTCAAGAAATCGGTGGATGAAATCCTTCAATGGTATGCAGAAGTGGATCAGAGCTCTGTCAATCGCTTGGCGGCCAGGACAGCGGCTCAATTAGTCGAGTATTGGCGAACCCGGAGTAGCCGCCCGGAAGAACAGCGGCAACTTTCACTCTTTGAAATGCTGGATAGGGAATAA
- a CDS encoding AAA family ATPase, translating to MMKIESIRLKNFKSFKDAELSALPELCIIVGANGAGKSTIFSVFGFLRDAMNSNVNAALARLGGSRGFKEVRSRNSQGPIEIELKFRVKQDSPLTTYFLQINEKQGKAQVEREILKYRRGSSGQPWHFLDFSKGKGTAVTNELDSVTDVKDLNREEQTLKSPDILAIKGLAQFERFPAVMALGDLIENWHISGFHISKARPEQEAGYAEHLSREGENLSLVIEYLYNHARPTFEKILSLLKMRVPGISQIESKTTEEGRVLLKFQDGSFEDPFLARYVSDGTIKMLAYLTLLYDPTPHPLLCVEEPENQLYPKLLWELAEEFRAYANRGGQVFVSTHSPDFLNAARLDEVFWLVKKDGYTQVCRAKDDEQLAAYMAQGDQMGYLWEQGFFEGADPR from the coding sequence ATGATGAAAATTGAATCGATCCGCTTGAAGAATTTCAAATCCTTTAAAGACGCGGAACTCTCGGCATTACCGGAGCTCTGCATCATTGTAGGGGCAAACGGCGCCGGCAAGAGCACTATTTTCAGTGTTTTCGGTTTCTTGCGCGATGCAATGAATAGCAATGTCAACGCGGCGCTGGCCAGATTAGGAGGGAGCCGTGGCTTCAAAGAAGTGCGCAGCAGAAATTCGCAGGGGCCGATCGAAATCGAATTAAAATTTCGCGTCAAACAAGATAGTCCGCTTACGACCTATTTCCTGCAGATAAACGAAAAACAGGGCAAAGCTCAAGTTGAACGGGAGATTCTGAAATACCGTCGTGGCAGCAGCGGTCAGCCTTGGCATTTTCTGGATTTTTCCAAGGGAAAGGGAACTGCCGTCACCAATGAACTGGATTCCGTAACAGACGTCAAGGATTTAAACCGTGAGGAGCAGACCCTGAAATCACCGGATATCCTCGCCATCAAGGGATTAGCTCAGTTTGAACGCTTTCCGGCCGTGATGGCGCTCGGCGATCTTATTGAAAACTGGCATATTTCGGGTTTTCATATCAGCAAGGCCCGGCCTGAGCAGGAGGCCGGATATGCAGAACATCTTTCCCGGGAAGGTGAAAATCTTTCGTTGGTGATCGAGTATCTGTACAACCATGCCAGACCCACATTTGAAAAGATACTTTCGCTCTTAAAGATGCGCGTACCCGGAATCTCTCAGATCGAGTCCAAAACCACCGAAGAAGGGCGCGTTCTTTTGAAATTCCAGGACGGTTCGTTCGAAGACCCATTTCTCGCCCGCTATGTCTCAGACGGCACCATCAAGATGCTCGCCTACCTCACTCTGCTTTATGATCCAACCCCCCATCCGCTGCTATGCGTTGAAGAACCCGAAAACCAGCTTTATCCGAAGCTCCTGTGGGAACTGGCCGAGGAATTCCGCGCCTATGCCAACCGCGGCGGCCAGGTTTTTGTATCCACCCATTCACCAGATTTTCTGAATGCGGCGCGGCTTGACGAGGTGTTCTGGCTGGTGAAAAAGGACGGCTACACGCAGGTCTGCCGCGCAAAAGATGATGAACAGCTTGCCGCGTATATGGCGCAAGGCGACCAGATGGGTTATCTCTGGGAACAGGGTTTTTTTGAAGGAGCCGACCCGCGATGA
- a CDS encoding DUF4276 family protein gives MKTIVFFLEEPSAKEMLAGVLPRILPENFQIRYIVFRGKQDLEKNLQKKLRGWRMPESVFVVMRDQDSGDCKAVKSRLADLCGEAGREDILVRVACRELESFYLGDLAAVEQGLGVRGIKAQQLGRKFRNPDALGNPAEELRNLTSSAYDKVAGSRAIAPYLTLEGNLSRSFNVLLSGIRNLVEI, from the coding sequence ATGAAGACCATTGTCTTTTTTCTCGAAGAACCGTCGGCGAAAGAGATGCTCGCAGGAGTTCTGCCACGCATTCTCCCCGAAAACTTTCAGATTCGGTACATTGTGTTTCGGGGGAAGCAGGATCTGGAAAAAAATCTTCAGAAGAAGCTGCGCGGATGGAGAATGCCGGAATCCGTTTTTGTGGTAATGCGCGATCAGGATTCGGGGGATTGCAAAGCGGTTAAATCCAGGTTAGCTGATCTCTGCGGCGAGGCAGGTCGAGAAGATATATTGGTTCGTGTGGCCTGTCGGGAATTGGAGAGCTTTTATCTGGGCGATCTGGCGGCAGTGGAGCAAGGGCTTGGTGTCAGAGGCATTAAGGCGCAGCAGCTCGGGAGGAAGTTCCGGAATCCGGATGCGCTGGGCAACCCGGCGGAGGAACTCCGTAATTTGACCAGCAGTGCGTATGATAAAGTTGCCGGCTCTCGCGCTATCGCACCTTACCTGACGTTAGAGGGCAACCTCTCCCGGAGTTTCAATGTGCTCCTCTCGGGAATTAGAAATCTTGTGGAGATATAA
- a CDS encoding DEAD/DEAH box helicase family protein, which produces MLSISPEIQPGLKVSHVELGDGVVVGREPTGYITVFFRSFGERQVPADSLRPAADRFDQIVQSMIPASADRLERLWLAVEAEEIPLMESAATLTSAKVDLLPHQVVLVHRVANARPKRFLIADEVGLGKTIEAALILRELASRGELQRAIMIVPAGLVENWRRELNDVFNLDFEVFGSEGDVTDRKSNAFAKHNRLIASVDTLKRPTRVKKLLAAPPWDLVVFDEAHHLSVYRNGNKVKKTENFKLVEAIRDHCRDLLFLSATPHQGDHFRFWMLINLLDPTLFEDSSDMLDNRHRLNAVVIRRTKADACAQDGSPLFLRRMVHTEGFSLSDKEMDFYNALLDYLRDGYNLAAQQGNKGRALGFVMSVFQKIAASSFAAIRSTLQRRLLMLTIQEGTELDELLDVDGRNRVFEEARKIIHGIYSLPFDSVGNAQTDQILADAKFQLLKKRNEARTFVTTAESFSDSEYEADVGEDSAALLVAIALPEERQRILALLARFPEGIESKTAMLIHALRQIWQQNPDERVVIFATYLGTVAAIKMQVAAAFPGKGVDVLKGGDHGAKTAVQKRFRRKDGPKVLVCTAAGREGINLQFARILFNYDLPWNPMDLEQRIGRIHRYGQESTAQIYNLVATDTIEGKIYLLLEEKLGEIAHTLGKVDEQGQIAEDLRTQVLGQLSSCLSYDRLYQDALSDPTLRRTRQELEVAMSNADLARQVVFELFQVLDRFNLGDYEKYDDQGRGMQRLVGFVSRSARLSDWVFHKEDETSWKLSHNGEPAIFFTTDRDRALQDENLQLLGLEHPIVSKMLRRHTTSDSAPRALAGKASGLAGGGLLTIWKINTQGKDGQASHHIVRIGMTAAGDRAPWLERLEYDLLGMDAPTSKMPDEWQRLATNRRQRLQELLHRELSYSGIINEEMSYSAVPLVILGIEM; this is translated from the coding sequence ATGTTATCCATATCTCCTGAGATTCAGCCCGGCCTTAAGGTCAGTCATGTCGAGCTGGGGGACGGCGTTGTCGTCGGCCGCGAGCCGACCGGCTATATCACGGTCTTTTTCCGCAGCTTTGGTGAACGGCAGGTTCCGGCTGATTCTCTCCGCCCGGCAGCAGATCGCTTTGACCAGATTGTGCAGAGCATGATTCCGGCCTCAGCAGACCGGCTGGAAAGGCTCTGGCTCGCTGTCGAAGCTGAAGAAATCCCCCTGATGGAAAGCGCGGCGACACTGACCTCCGCGAAGGTCGATCTTTTACCGCACCAGGTTGTTCTCGTACATCGGGTGGCCAACGCCCGGCCGAAACGTTTTCTGATTGCCGATGAGGTAGGTCTCGGGAAAACCATTGAAGCCGCTCTCATCCTCCGGGAATTGGCATCCCGCGGTGAGCTGCAGCGGGCCATCATGATTGTCCCCGCTGGTTTAGTAGAAAACTGGCGCAGGGAGCTGAATGATGTCTTCAACCTTGATTTTGAAGTGTTCGGCAGTGAAGGCGATGTAACAGACCGTAAGTCAAACGCCTTTGCCAAGCACAACCGGTTAATTGCCTCTGTGGATACCCTCAAGCGCCCGACAAGGGTAAAAAAACTTCTCGCTGCGCCGCCTTGGGATCTGGTGGTCTTCGATGAAGCCCATCACCTCAGTGTCTATCGTAACGGCAACAAGGTGAAGAAGACGGAAAACTTCAAGCTTGTCGAGGCAATCCGCGACCATTGCCGAGATCTGCTTTTTCTGTCCGCCACGCCCCACCAGGGAGATCACTTTCGCTTTTGGATGTTAATAAATCTTCTTGATCCTACATTGTTTGAAGATAGCTCGGATATGCTCGATAATCGCCATCGCCTTAATGCGGTAGTAATCCGGCGCACCAAAGCCGACGCCTGCGCCCAAGACGGCAGCCCGTTGTTTCTCCGGCGCATGGTGCATACCGAAGGATTCAGCCTTTCGGATAAGGAGATGGATTTCTATAACGCGCTCCTTGACTATCTGCGGGATGGATACAACCTTGCTGCTCAGCAGGGGAACAAAGGGCGTGCCCTGGGATTTGTCATGAGCGTTTTCCAGAAGATCGCTGCCAGCAGCTTTGCCGCCATACGCTCTACCCTGCAACGCCGGTTGCTGATGCTGACTATTCAAGAGGGTACAGAGCTCGACGAACTTCTGGATGTCGATGGCCGGAACCGGGTCTTTGAGGAAGCAAGAAAGATCATCCACGGTATCTATTCGCTTCCCTTTGACTCCGTAGGAAATGCTCAAACAGACCAGATTCTGGCTGATGCGAAATTCCAACTACTCAAGAAGCGAAATGAAGCACGTACGTTCGTTACGACAGCCGAGAGCTTTTCGGATTCGGAATATGAAGCGGACGTCGGAGAAGATTCGGCAGCCCTGCTTGTCGCCATTGCGTTGCCGGAGGAACGGCAGCGGATTCTTGCGCTTCTGGCCCGGTTCCCCGAAGGAATAGAATCCAAGACAGCCATGCTTATCCATGCCTTACGACAGATATGGCAGCAGAATCCCGATGAGAGGGTCGTTATCTTCGCCACCTACCTCGGCACGGTAGCGGCCATCAAGATGCAAGTAGCCGCGGCCTTCCCCGGCAAGGGCGTGGATGTTCTCAAGGGTGGCGATCATGGTGCCAAAACCGCCGTTCAAAAGCGATTCCGGCGCAAAGACGGACCAAAAGTTCTGGTCTGTACGGCAGCCGGGCGTGAGGGGATTAACCTTCAGTTTGCAAGAATCCTTTTCAATTATGACCTGCCTTGGAACCCGATGGATCTGGAGCAACGTATTGGCCGAATACATCGCTATGGGCAGGAATCCACAGCCCAGATATATAACCTCGTCGCAACCGACACGATTGAGGGGAAGATCTACCTGCTTCTTGAAGAAAAGCTGGGCGAGATTGCGCATACGCTGGGCAAAGTAGATGAGCAGGGCCAGATTGCCGAGGACCTCAGAACGCAGGTTTTGGGTCAGCTAAGTAGCTGCCTCAGTTATGACCGGCTGTATCAGGATGCTCTGAGCGATCCCACATTAAGAAGAACTCGGCAGGAACTTGAGGTCGCCATGTCGAATGCCGACTTGGCTCGCCAGGTTGTCTTCGAGCTTTTCCAGGTTTTGGATCGCTTCAACCTCGGCGACTACGAAAAATACGATGATCAGGGACGTGGCATGCAGCGACTGGTTGGTTTTGTGTCCAGATCAGCCAGGCTCTCAGACTGGGTTTTCCACAAAGAAGACGAAACCAGTTGGAAATTGTCCCACAATGGTGAACCAGCAATCTTTTTTACAACAGACCGTGACCGGGCCTTGCAAGATGAGAACCTCCAGCTTCTGGGCTTGGAGCATCCCATCGTCAGCAAGATGCTGCGCCGGCATACCACGTCTGATTCAGCTCCTCGTGCTCTTGCCGGGAAAGCAAGTGGGCTCGCCGGTGGTGGTTTGCTCACGATCTGGAAAATCAACACCCAAGGGAAGGATGGTCAGGCAAGCCATCACATCGTCAGAATCGGCATGACCGCAGCAGGCGACCGCGCCCCCTGGCTTGAACGCCTGGAATACGATCTCCTGGGAATGGATGCTCCGACATCAAAGATGCCTGATGAATGGCAAAGGCTTGCCACGAACAGGAGGCAGCGGCTACAGGAGCTACTGCATAGAGAGCTAAGCTATTCAGGGATCATCAACGAAGAAATGTCCTACTCGGCCGTTCCGCTGGTAATACTGGGGATTGAAATGTAA
- a CDS encoding crotonase/enoyl-CoA hydratase family protein, translating to MTELVNISIDNHIADVRFNRPDKYNALNFDMIEAIANALKRLEAESAVRAVVVSGEGKGFCAGLDLENFAALQSQAGNKLPGLVERYEDRITNIFQYIAYGWKQLPMPVIAAIHGVALGGGCQIALGADIRFCTPDAKFSIMEMKWGLIPDMSVSQTIRDLLPIDVAKELIFTGKIIKGEEAARLRLVTHVCEKPYEEAMLLAKEIASKSPDAIRSAKKLLNEVWHGNSARGLLMESELENNLIGTANQLEAVSANFAKRTPEFRNR from the coding sequence ATGACCGAACTTGTGAACATTTCTATTGATAACCATATAGCAGATGTCCGTTTCAACCGTCCTGATAAATATAATGCCTTAAACTTTGATATGATTGAGGCCATCGCCAACGCCCTCAAGAGACTGGAGGCGGAATCGGCGGTAAGGGCGGTTGTGGTGTCTGGCGAAGGCAAAGGCTTTTGCGCTGGTCTTGACCTGGAGAATTTCGCGGCGCTGCAGTCCCAGGCGGGAAATAAACTCCCTGGCCTCGTGGAGCGATACGAAGACAGGATCACTAATATTTTTCAGTACATTGCCTATGGATGGAAACAGCTTCCCATGCCGGTAATCGCAGCCATTCACGGGGTGGCGCTGGGCGGCGGCTGCCAGATCGCGCTGGGGGCCGATATCCGTTTCTGCACACCCGACGCTAAATTTTCCATCATGGAAATGAAATGGGGGTTGATCCCGGACATGAGCGTTTCCCAGACCATCCGCGACCTGCTGCCTATTGATGTGGCCAAGGAATTGATCTTCACGGGAAAAATCATCAAGGGCGAAGAAGCAGCCCGCTTGCGACTGGTCACCCACGTATGTGAAAAGCCATATGAAGAGGCCATGCTCCTGGCCAAAGAAATTGCCTCTAAAAGCCCGGATGCCATACGCTCCGCCAAAAAGCTGTTAAATGAGGTTTGGCATGGCAATTCAGCGCGGGGGCTGCTGATGGAGTCTGAACTTGAAAATAACCTGATTGGAACTGCCAACCAACTGGAGGCTGTTTCTGCAAACTTTGCGAAACGTACGCCAGAATTCAGGAATCGGTAG
- a CDS encoding exonuclease SbcCD subunit D C-terminal domain-containing protein has product MKIIHTSDWHIGRVLYGRARYDEYEAFLDWLAALIASEDINLLLVAGDVFDNSTPSNHAQELYYRFLCRVAASSHCHVVVTAGNHDSPSFLAAPRELLKFLNIHVVGCASASPDDEIVVIKGPDGGPRLIVCAVPYLRDRDIRTAEAGESVEAKEQKIIAGIRAHYRMVYDAAQAKRTLLNRDLPIVAMGHLYAAGGKTVDGDGVRELYIGSLLHVGTDIFPESIDYLALGHLHIPQTVGDSNFIRYSGSPLPIGFGEANQKKSVVLVDFSEQKRTVTTISTPHFQELLSLKGDWQDISRKLMELKEKRSTAWIEIIYEGSATAADLQARLDEAVEGSELEILRVRNNRLLSQAMSGQNETEALSDLNPTEVFERCLEARNVAAERRPALLNAYREIIVSLNEQDPQAE; this is encoded by the coding sequence ATGAAAATAATCCACACCTCTGACTGGCACATCGGCCGCGTCCTCTATGGACGTGCGCGGTACGACGAATACGAAGCGTTTCTGGACTGGCTGGCGGCGCTGATCGCAAGTGAGGACATCAACCTGCTGCTTGTCGCGGGGGACGTCTTCGACAACAGCACCCCCAGCAACCATGCCCAGGAGCTCTATTACCGTTTCCTCTGCCGGGTAGCCGCATCTTCGCATTGCCATGTGGTGGTGACGGCGGGAAATCATGATTCTCCTTCTTTTTTGGCTGCCCCCCGGGAACTCCTGAAGTTCCTGAATATTCATGTCGTCGGGTGCGCATCTGCGTCGCCGGACGATGAAATCGTGGTAATAAAGGGACCGGATGGCGGACCCCGGCTGATTGTCTGCGCCGTTCCCTATCTCCGGGACCGGGACATTCGCACCGCCGAGGCCGGGGAAAGCGTCGAAGCAAAGGAACAAAAAATAATCGCCGGGATCAGAGCCCATTATCGGATGGTATATGACGCAGCCCAGGCAAAACGCACTTTACTAAACAGGGATCTGCCCATTGTCGCGATGGGGCATCTGTACGCCGCCGGCGGCAAGACCGTTGACGGCGACGGTGTGCGCGAGCTCTACATTGGCTCGCTGCTCCATGTTGGTACGGATATCTTTCCGGAATCAATCGACTATTTGGCCCTCGGGCATCTCCACATCCCGCAGACGGTAGGCGATTCCAATTTCATTCGTTATTCCGGATCGCCGCTGCCGATCGGCTTCGGGGAGGCAAATCAGAAAAAGAGCGTGGTTCTGGTGGACTTCTCTGAACAAAAAAGAACAGTCACCACCATTTCTACTCCGCATTTTCAGGAGTTGCTGAGTCTGAAGGGCGATTGGCAAGACATTTCCCGCAAGCTAATGGAATTAAAGGAAAAAAGGAGCACCGCCTGGATAGAGATCATCTATGAGGGGAGCGCTACCGCCGCTGATTTGCAGGCGCGCCTTGACGAGGCCGTCGAGGGGTCGGAACTCGAGATTCTCCGCGTCCGGAACAACCGGCTGCTTTCGCAGGCCATGAGCGGGCAGAACGAAACAGAAGCGCTGAGCGACCTGAACCCAACCGAAGTTTTCGAACGCTGCCTGGAAGCGCGCAATGTTGCCGCTGAACGGCGCCCAGCCCTTTTGAACGCCTACAGGGAAATCATCGTCTCCTTAAACGAGCAGGACCCGCAGGCAGAATAG